A segment of the Halococcus saccharolyticus DSM 5350 genome:
CCTCCTGCCGGATGTGCTCACGAGCCAGTGCCGGGATCTCGAGGCCGGGAAGACGACGGGCGAGCGCGTGCTCCGGATCGCCACCCATCCTGCCGTGCGATCCCAAGGACTCGGGTCACGACTACTAGACGAAATCCGCGCGGCAAGCGAGCACGATGCGATCGACTGGCTCGGGGTCGGATACGGCGCGACGCCCGACCTCGTCAGTTTCTGGGACCGCAACGGCTTTTCGCCTGTGCATCTCGCGATCACCCGCAACGACCGCAGCGGCGAGCACTCCGCGCTGATGCTCGCACCGCTCTCGGAGCCCGGCCGCGATCTCCGTGACCGCCACGCTCGGTGGTTCACAGAGCGGATCGGCGGCCTGCTGACCGACTCGCTCGCCGACCTCGATCCAGACGTCGTTCGCGCCGTTCTCGGTGCGAATTCGGTCGAAGCGCCGCTCGATCTCTCGGCCCACGAGTGGCGCACGGTCGCGGCCGCGGCCTACGGCCCGGGGCTCGCCGCCATCGATCCCGACGCCTTCCGCCGGCTCGCACTCGCTCATTTCACCGATCCCGAGAGCGACCGGCTCTCGGCTCGTGAAGAACGCCTGCTCGTCGCCCGAATTCTCCAGAGCCGCTCGGTCGAGTGGGTGGCGGACGACCTCGGCTACGTCTCGACCCGAGAATGTCTGCGTGCGCTCGGCGACGCCTACCGGCCGCTGGTCGATCGGTACGGCGATGCAGCGGCCCACGAGGAACGCGATCGCTACGACTGATAGCCCCGACTCGGCCCCGCCGATCAGCCGAGAACGGTCCGCACCACGAGCCACGCGACACCGATCGCTGCCAGCGAGCCGAGGAGATTGACGATGGCGTTCGCCGCCGCTGCGGCAGACTCCCCCTGTTCCACGAGCCGAACCGTCTCGAACGAAAACGACGAAAAGGTGGTGAAAGACCCACAAGCGCCGGTCCCAAGGAAGAGGAGGATCTCCTCGCTAGCGCCGGCGAACGTCACGAGACCGAGCACGAAGCTCCCGAGAACGTTGACCGCGAGCGTTCCGAAGGGGTAGGTTTCGCTGTCGACGCGCTGGCTCACGTAAGTCCGACAGAGCGCGCCGACCGCGCCACCGGTGCCGACGAGATAGGCTGGATCGAGCGGGATCACTCGCCAGCCCCTCCGTCGACGCGCCGGGCGAGGCTGCGGCCCGCGAGCACCCCGGCGAATCCGAGCGTGTAGGTGACGAGCACGTTCGCAATCATCCACACCGGCTCGGCGAGCAGCGTGGTCTGGAGTGCGAACGTGCTGTAGGTCGTCAGCGAGGAGAGAAAGCCGGTGGCGACGACGGCCCGCGTCCGCTCGGCGAGCACGCCGGCGTAGACCGCCTCGTAGAGGACGAACCCGAGAGCGAAGCTTCCGACGACGTTGACGACGAGCGTTCCGGCGGGCCCGGGAATCATACGCGCCACGAGATACCGGAGGTTCGAGCCCGCAAACCCGCCGATACCGATCAGTACGATCGATTCGAGCGTCCGAAGCGGATGGGGTCCCGACATGGCTGTCTCCGAAAAGGAGTCATCAGCTGGGTAACCAGCGGTTGGGGCAGGCGGACTCCATCGCCCGATACCGTTCTCTCCGGAGCGACGGTATATCCGCGCTACGGAATCGTTCACGCCACGGTCGACACCGGTGTGACTAACCCGCGCGCCGTCCACGCTCCCGCATGGTCGATCCCCTCACGATCGTCGCGCTTGCGCTTCTCGTCGTCGGTGTCGCCGGCAGTGTCGTTCCGCTACTCCCGGGGGCGCTGCTGTCGCTCGCCGGTGTGTTGCTCTACTGGTGGCAGTCCGGGTACGCCGAACCAGGCCCGATCCTGCTCGTCGTCTTGGTGCTCGTGGGTCTCGTCGGTGTGATCGCCGACTACTTCGCCGGTGCGGTCTCGGCCGCAGCGGGCGGCGCGTCGACGGTCACGACCGTGTTCGCGGCGATCGTCGGCATCGTCCTCTTCTTCGTTGTCGGCCCGCTCGGCGTCATCGTCGGTGTGATGGGAACCGTGTTCGTCGTCGAGTTCTACCGCCACCAAGACCCCGAGCAGAGCCTCCGAACCGCGATCTACGCCGCCATCGGGATGCTCGCCTCGACGGTGATCCAGGCACTGCTGACAGTGACGATACTCGTGACGATGGTGCTCGTCCACTTCCTCTGAGACCGACAAGCGGATCGCGCCATAACGGTTGTAACATCGCGCCGCGTACGTCGCCTATGACGACGTGCGCCGAGGCGGAGTGCGAGGAGCTGGCAGCGGTGCGGCTCCACGTGCCGTGGGACGCGAACCGAGAGGTCTGTACGGCCCACGCTCGCGCGCTGGTCCAGCAAGAAGGCATCGTCGCGGAGCCGCTGGAGGATGCGGCCGAGGAGTGGCGTTGATCGTTCCTGATTTCCGACGTTGGCTACGGTCCGAGCGCCATCATCACCTCGTCGATGTACTCCTCGCCGATCTTGTAGTGACCTTCGCGCGTGGCCTCAACCTCGCCGCCGTGGGCCTCGAAGAACGCGATCGCGTCCTCGTTGGTCGAGGGGATCGAGTTGTAGATCTTCTCGTAGCCGTTTTGCTCCGCCCAACCGAGCCCTCGATCGAGGAGTCGGCCGCCGATCCCGTGTCCTTGATACTCTTCAAGCACGCCGAGGGTGAGCTCGGCGGTATGAGAGAGCTTTTCGAGCTCGGGTGCATCGAGGTGGATCCACCCAACCACCTCGTCGCCCACCGTGGCGACGAAGAACATCCGCGAGCGGACCGCGTTCTCCCGCACGAGGGCCTCCTCGTGATCGACAACGTCCGCGACGCTCTCCGCGACGGTGTAGGTCTTTTCGCCGGCGACCTGACGGATCACGCCAACCAGTCCGGAACGGTCGGTCTCGATCGCGGGCCGGATGGTGTACTCCACGCCCTCCTGCTCGAACGTCTCCTCGTCGGCCGCGTCGCTCCCTTCGAACGCCGCCTCGACCATCCCGGCGGATTCGTGGACGAGACCGTCGCGCTTCAGGATCGCGAGGTGGTGTCTGAATCCGCTGGGATCGAGTCCGAGTCTGTCCCGGACCTCGGTAGCTTCGACCGGATCGTCGGCGTCCTCGATGTACTGGTAGATGCTCTTTCGGTCCTCGTGGGTGAACTCGAACGCCTCCGATACTTGCATGGAACCCGGTAGCACACCACGTCACTTAACGGTTCCCCGGTTCCACGAAGACACCCCGAGCCCGAAATCCGTCGGTGATCTCGTCCGACGTTGCAGTCACACCGGATCGGTGGTCCTGTTTCGTGGGATCGGTTAGCAACCGTCCGCGTCGGACAGGTCTTCGGGCCCCGTTCTGCAGCCACGTTCACAGTCACTCAGAAACTGCTTCGGTCGGCGAGACGTCGAACCGTTTCTCGAACTGCTGGACCGCCTCATCGGTTCCAACGATCACGAGCCGTTCGTCGCCCGTGAACTCGCGCTGGGGGTCGACGGTGCTGGAAAACTCAGAGTTGTCCGTCACAGCGATCACCCGACAGCCAGTGGTCTCGTAGATATCCGACTCGGCAAGCGTCGATCCGGCAAACGGGGACGCAGAAACACGGACGAAGCGGACCTGACTCGCCGGTGCGAGCACGTCCTCGCCGCGAAGCTCCCTTGCGATCATCCTCGCACTCACTCGGGGAACCGAGAGAACGTAGTCGGCCCCGGCGCTCAACGCTTTTCCCGTCGTATCCGTATCGCTCACCCGAACCAGTATCTCGATGTCCGGATTCAGCGACCGCGCGAGCACCGTGGTCAACAGCGATGACGAGTCGTCAGGAAGTCCGATGATGATCGCACCCGCGGTTTCGATACCGGCTTCGTACAGCACCTCTCTCTCTCCCGCATCGCCGACGACGTCGACCGACTCGCGGTCTTCGATATCGATCGTCACGTTGTCGATTCCCGCCTCGGCGATGGTCGACTGTGTCGCCTCACCGCCTTCGCCCAAACCGGCGAGGACGACACGCTCGTGGTGACGGAGCGACCGCGCGGGCCTGGTGAAGTCACTCACCTCCTCCAAGGCACTGTGCTCGCCCGATACCAACAGCACCGTGTTCGGGCGGATGATCGCGTCGGGAGACGGCGGTAGTTGGAGTTCTCCGTCGATCCACGCACCGACGATGTTTGCCCCCGTTCGTTCCCTGATGTTCGAGTCGCGGATCCGCGTTTCGACCAGCTGGCTCCCCGGATGAACCGGTATCTCGGTTACTTCGATGTCGCCTCCCAGGCCGACTGTGTCCGTGAGTTGGGATCGCAACGAGGAAACCGCCTTCTCGGCGAGTCTGTAACCCAACACTCCGCGCGGCGAGAGAACGGTGTCCGCACCCGAGTCCAGCAACACGTCCCGCATGTCGTCGTCATCAGTGAGGACGATCGTCTCGATGTCGGGGCGGAGGGTTCGCACCGTCAGAATCGTGTCGACGTTCGCATCGCCCGCATCGGCGATGACTGCCCGAGCGGAATCGATACTGGCTCGCTCGAACGCCTCCGTGTCCTGCGGCGAGCCATGGATGACCGAATACTCCTCGTCGGAGAGGTCTCTGGCGTTTTCTTCGGAGGACGAGATCAGCACGTACTCGATATCTAGCTCCCGGAGTTCGTCGAGAAGCACGGCTGAGTCACGCCGATACTCGCAGATGATGACGTGGTCCTCCTTGGGCGTGAGTCGACTGTCGAGGTCGACCTCGGTTCGGCTGTACAGCGGGATCACGAGGACTCGAAGCGTGAAGAAACTGACCGCGATGCCGGCGATCTGGGCCAGTACGACGAACAGGAACATCAGTGGATGGCTCCATATCCCCGAGTCCTGACCGTAGCCGGTCGTCGTCATCGTTTGGATGACGAACTCGAGCGAGGCGAAGATCGATTGATCCACCCCCTCTAGCCGTTCCAGCGCGACGTTGTACGCGACCGTCGACCCGACGACGAAGAGCCCGAGCCCGACGAAGAAGTAGGCGACGCGTCGATTCCGCCGAGAGAGTTCGATTTCCGATAGTGACGTGGGGAAGGAGACCATCGTGAGCTAGTGGCGATTTTCGACCGTTCCGGATGAAAAGCGTTCGTACTCACCACTCTCGTCAAGGCCAATAGAACGGTGAGTGGGGGGTGTTTCGTGTCTCTGGAGCAGCGCGAATCGAGTCGCCGCTATCGGCCGGGTCACGTGCGTGCCGGCACCCGTGTCAGCAACTGGGCGGTATCCCGGATGTTGTTAGTATCGAGCAACAGCTCGGCCGCCCGCCGAACCGTGACGTCGGGCTCCATCTCGACACCGTAGCAGCGGGCGTACAGCGCGAGCCAGGCGTTCGTCGCTCGGTGAATCTGTTCGAGTTCCGCGGCCGAGAACTCGACATCCCACTCGGCGGTCCGCGCTTCGAGGTACAGCGCCACAAGCGGGCCGAGACCCTCCCGAAGAAACGCCATCGCGCGCGCCTCGTCCGGCGGATCCGAAGGCGGATCGAACTCCCGACGGTCGCGCTCTGCCTGCTCTGCGAACCCCGCGATCCGGTCGGCGTAGCCCGACGTCATCTGCGATGAGGACCGGCCCGTTCCAGCACCGAGTGCCGGTCCATCAGCCTTCCCTGAACTCGACGCCCTTGCCGCCACGGGGGTGTTCCCACTGGGTGTCGGCGACGATGGCGCAGGTCCCGCACTCGACGCAGGGCTGGGTGTCGAGGCTCACGACGCGCTTCTCGTCACCATTGGTTTGGACCGTCTCGTCGCGGTAGCAGCCGCCGCCGTAGTCCATCGCGCTCACCGGGCAGGCCGTGACGGCCGCGCCGCTCGCCTCGAAGGAGTTGTCATCGACGACGATGTGAGGGTTGCCCACGTCCGTGTCGTAGGTCAGATCGCCGATGCGTTCCTCCAGGCTCGGCGGTTCGACGGTGGACTCGGCTTCGACTTTCGCGCCGAGTTCCTCGCCGATGAGGGTGGGTAGGGTGACGTACGGCGTCTTGGTGTCGGGCATCATCGTCGCGAGGTACGGCGAGCTATATGCCTTTTCGAGCAACCCAGCACGATCGGCCATCCGGACACCGAGCCGGCCGACCGACGAGTCGAGCGCCCGCTCGGCGAGTTGGGTCGCAGTATCGTTCTCGCCGAGCGTGCTCGCCACCTCGTACCGCGCGGGCCGGAGCTTCGCCATCACGCCCTCGTCGTGGAGCCGGCGCTCGTAGCGCTCGCCGGCCGAGTCCGGCTCCCCTCTGGAACGCGCCTCCACGAACGCCTCCGCAGCGAGCGCGCCAGCCGTCACCGCATGGTTCATTCCCTTGATGATCGGACCCTGGGCCTGCATCTGGCCACCCGCGTCGCCGACGAGTACCAACCGGCCCTGATGCGGCGACGGGTTCGCAGCCTTCTTCGAGTCGGGGACGAGTTTCGCCGAATACTCGCGCTCGTCGTATTCGTCGCCGAGCCATTGGGCGAGTACCGGATGGGTGAGGAGTGCGTCGAGCAAGTCCTGAACCTCGGCCTCCTCTTCCACGATACTGTCGAGGTGGAACACGTTCCCGATACAGAGTGAGTCCTGGTTGGTGTAGAGGAACCCGCCACCCCGGACGCCGTCGTAGAGGTCGCCCGAGAACAGGTGGGCCTCGCCCTCGTCGTCATCGATTCCGAACCGGTCGTTGATCGTATCGCCTGGCATGTCGACGACGGCCTTCACGCCCTGGAACCACTCCTCGGGCTCCTCCCAGTCCATCAGCCCCGCTTCGCGCGCGAGTTCGGAGTTCACGCCGTCCGCAGCGACGACGAAGTCGGCCTTTATTGGATCGAGCTCCTCGCACGTCACGCCGACGATCTCGCCGTCCTCTCGAAGAAGGCCGTCAACTTTCACCTCGGTCAGGAGGCCGCCGCCGGCCTCGCGCGTGATCTCGTGGACCTGCTCGGCCATCCACGAGTCCATCTTCCGCCGAAGGACTGCGTCGGCCCACTCGGTGTCGTGCTCGTGGCCGTCGGTGATGTCGAACGTTCGGACCTGCTCGCCCGCGATGTTGTGGATGTAGTAGTCGGTGACAGGCCGCTCGGTCGCATGCTCGCGAAAGCCCGGGAAGATGCCGTCGATCGTGTACGGCGCTGATTCCTCGGCGTAGATCAGTCCCCCCGTGACGTTCTTCGAGCCGGCGTCGACGCCCCGTTCGAGAACGACGGTCTCGACGCCGTTGCGCGCGAGCGTCGCGGCCGCCGCCGCGCCGCCCGGTCCCGCACCGACCACCACCGCCTCGTAGTGTTCGTAGTCGTCAGTCATCGGTTGCCCCTCCATCGGCCGCAACCGCCTCGACATCTAACTCGCCCGATTCCAGCGCTGCGGTGAGTTCCGGCAGCACCTCGAAGAGGTCGCCCTCCACGAAGAAATCCGAGAAGTCCCGAATGCGTGCGTCGGGATCGGTGTTGACCGCGACGATCGTCTCGGATTCGTCCATGCCGACCTTGTGCTGCACCGCCCCGGAGATCCCGGCGGCGATGTAGAGGTCGGGCTCGACGACCTGGCCCGTCTCGCCGATCTGGCGCTCCTCAGCCGTGTAGCGCTCGACGTGCCCGTCGAACTCATACGAACCCGTCACGATCCCGCGCGAGACCCCGAGTCCGGCATCCTCGAACGCGTCGGCGAGGTCGATGCCGAGTTCCATTCCCTTCGTGGGATCGTCGCCGATCCCCCGGCCCATCGCCACCACTACCTCGTGACCGGTCAGATCCACGCCCTCGTCCAACTGGTCGTGATCGGTGACCGAGACCCGGAGCCAGTCGTCGTCGAGTTCGAGATCGTGTTCGACCACCTCGCCCTCACGGTCGTGGTCGGGTTCAGGAAGGTCGAAGCTCCCTGGGATCACCGACGCGCCCTGGGGGTGGAACTCTCTGGTCGGATTGTCGAGACACAGGATGGTGGAGTACTCGAACCCCGAGAAGTCGGGGCGCTTCATGTGTAGCACCCGCTCGAACTCCTTTTTCGTGCCTGGCCGCCCGGTCTTCGCGGGGTTCGAGATCATCGCCTCCTCGATGTAGAGGTCCGAGCAGTCCGAGGCGAGTCCCGAGTCGAGTTCACCCTGGACCAGCGCCGAGAGGTCCCGCCCGTTGTTGGTCGCCGGGAACACCGTGTACCGGGGTTCGTCGTAGTCGCGCCAGTCCGCCTCGTTCGGTCCCTCGTCGGCGGTCGGGTCGCCACCCCACCGAGCCATGTCACAGAACAGCTCGGTGTAGGGCTTGTGCTGGAACCGTTCCAGCCGATCGTCTTCGTGATGAACCACCACGTCCGCACCGTAGGCGATCACGTCCTCGATGTGCTTCTCGACGTCGCTGCCGATCAGCACCGCGACGACTCGTTCGTCCGTCTCGTAGTCGTCGTTGTATGTGTCCATCAGGTCGCGAGCCTTCCCGAGCATCTCCTTCGAGACATCGATCAGCTCGCCCGCCTGAGTCTCGCAGTAGACCCACATGTCGCGGTAGTCGCCGTCCTCGATCGCCTTGACGTACTGCTTGTCCGCCGTCGGGTGGTCGAGATCGGGGTGTTTCTCCTCCGGCGGCACGACCTCGATCTCCTCGGGCGCTTCCTCCTCCTGGACCGAGTCGATCCGGTTCTGGATCAGGTTGACCGCCGCGCTCCGGTCCTCCCCGGACTGTTCGGCGTCGAGCACCTCCTGGAGTCGCTCCTCGTCGTCGATCCCCTGGAGCGCGTTGCCGAGTTCGGCGGTCGAGAGGTCGCTCGGATCAATCTCGCCCTCGGTCTCTTCGGCGTCCTCGGTGACCTTGTCGATCCGGCTCTCGATCAGCGTCTTCACGTTGTCGCGGTCCTCGCCGCTCTCCTCGGCCGCGAGGATAGCTTCGAGTTCGTCGGCGTCGTCGACGCCCTTGATCGCGGGGCCGAACTCCGCGATGTCGTACTCCGCGGGATCGAGCGCGAGATCGTCAGCGTCGCTTGCGCCGCTCGACTCGCCAGCGCCCTCGTCGCTCGCGGAGGTGGCCCCCTCCTGATCACCCTCGACCTCGTCGGCGGACTCGCGGTACTCGCCCTCGGTTTCGGTTCCCTCCTCGACCACCTCGCCCTCGGCGGGACCGACCTCGCGCATCCGCGCGCGGATCGCCTCTTGGGCCGTCTTTCGCTGCTGGCCGTCCTTCTCTGCATCAAGCATCCCTTCGAGCTCGCGAGGGCTGTCGATTGCGGCCAGTTCGTCTTGAAGCTGTTCGACGGTGTGCTCGCCAGGGTCGGTGGTTTCACTCATGTATCAATCACCCGCCGCCTCCGATCGTCCGCCAGCGAACGGCTGCATCGCTTCGAACACCTCGCTCATCTCCTCGCCGTCGTCGGGGTCGACCATCGTCGCCTCACGCTCGGCGGGCGCTTTCGGGATCGGGTCGACCGACGAGACGATCGTGGGCGATCCATCCAAACCGATGTAGTCCGGGTCGAGGTTCAGGTCCGCGTGATCCCACGTCGTCAGGTGCTCCTCGTGATCCTGAGCGCGCTCCTCGGTCTCCGCCTGAAGATCCTTGAGCGTCAGTCGGTGCGAGGCCTTGCGATACGTCGGCTCGAACTCGGGATCGGCGACGATGAACGCGGGCATCGGGGCCTCGACGGTCTCGATCTCCTCGATGTCGCCCTCGACGAGACGTTTTGCGCGGACCGTACCCTCGTCTTCGTCGACATCGAGCGCGACGACGTGGGTGATGATCGGCCAGTCGAGACACCAGCACGCCTGGGGGCCGGTGTGGCCGGTCTCGCCGTCGGCAGTCTTGAACCCCGCAAACACGAGGTCCGGCGTGTCGTCGAGTTTCTGGAGGCCGGTGGCGAGCGTGATCGCGGTGGCCCACGTGTCGGAGGCGGCGAGTTCACGATCCGAGAGGAGGTAGAGGTCGTCGGCGTAGACCGTCTCCATCGCCTCTCGGAGGACGTCGCCGTAGCCCGGCGGCCCCATGCTCATCACGCTGAGCTGGCCGCCGTGGCGGACCTTGGTCTGGAGGGCGGTCCGCAGCGCATGCTTGTCGTTGGGGTTCATCACCGTCGGAGTGTTTCCACGTTCGAGATGACCGTCCTCGTCGAACGCGACCTGTCCCTCGCGGAAATCCGGTACGCCTTTCGTCAGAACGACTGAGTGCATTGGTATGGATACTCCCGGGTGTCTCTCTCTGGCATAGCCTCCCGCCGACTATTACCGTGTTGGTCTGTCGTAGATTCTTGCCGGTACTCGATCGACGGTCCGCCGTCCAGTTCCTCGGTTCAGGTACGGCCTGCCCGGCCGGCGTCGACGTCGATTGCGTCCACGGGACAGACGTCGACGCACAGCATACAGTCGATGCACTGGGCTTCTTCTGCTGGGTCGGCCTTGATCTCGCTCTCGGGGTGATCGGGCGAGTCGACCCACTCGAAGACATCGACAGGACAGTCCTCCAGACAGGCCCCGTCGGCGATGCAGAGGTCGAAATCGACCGCGACGTGGGTACCGTGGATTCCCAGCTCGTCGGGTTCGTCCACCGGCCCCCAGACGTCGTGGCCCTCGTGTTCGTCGACGATCTCGCGGTTCTGTTCGAATTCGGGATCAATGGCCATCGGTACCGAAGGTCACGACAGGAGTCTACTTAAGCTTTGGACCAGCGACGCCTTCGGCAGGATCGATGCGTGGGTGGTGACCGACCACCGTCCAGGGACCAGGGTCAGTTCGGAATCCGCTACGAACCTGGTGAAGAAAACAGCGTCGACACGCGCGCGTTCTCCTTGAGGCGAATCCCGCCTGCCGGAACCGACAGCGGAACGCGTTCGAGTTCCCGGACGAACAGTGTGGGATGGAACGCGCCGCGATCGCGAACTGCATCGCGCGTCTGGCACACGAGCGGTTCGTCGGCGTGCACCGATTCGTTGAACAGGACGAGATACTGGCCCTCGTCGAGGTTCCACCACTCGTAGTCGTCGTTTGGGTTTCGTTTCTCGGTTTCGTGAGGCGTTGTCGTCGCGGCTTCGAGTTCGCCGCCGCCGAAATCGACACGACCTGATTCCTCGATTTCGTGGATGGCCGCGACCGTGAGATCGAGACCGTGGTCACCGACCTGAGTGTCCTCGTGGACGATCCCCTCGACGTACTCCGTAAGCGCTGTTCCGCTCATGATCGCCGGCCGTAGGGCCTACGGGCGGCAAAAGGTTGGTGGCCAGCGGGCCGATCCCTACGGATGCGCGAAGTACGCGACCGTCCGATCGTCTTCCTGGCGGTCGATCCGGGCGAAGCCGATCCGCTCGAACTGCACCATCTCGTCGGGGTCGTAGCTGGCAATTCCGGGTTCGGCGTGGCCTTCGACGTCGCCGTCAGGCGTTCGCAGGCGGAGGGGGTGATTGCTGTCTGCGGGGACCCAGTGGATCACCGGGACGTCCTCCTCTCGGACGACTTCGATCCCGTCACCGGTGAACTCGAAGGCGTCGCGGGTGTGGCGCACGGAGCCGTAGCCCTTGAGCCAGGCGCGCTGCCCGTTCGGCGGCACGTCGTCGGGTTCGACCAGCACCCCGCCCTCGACCGGGATCTCGCGGACGCCGCGCTCCTCGTGGTTCGGGTGGACCGGCGGTTCGCCGGTCTCGGGGCCATTGATGACGGCTTTCTCGACTCCATCCCGAACGAGAAAGGCACGGTCCGTCGCGTCGTCGATCCGGTCACGGTTTGCGGCGTAGATCGAACTCATCGCGAGATCCACATTGGAAGTCGATGTCCCGAGGTTCGCCATCGCGTCGGTGATGGCTCCGCCGCGAATCCCGCGCCGGCGGAGGCTCGCGATGGTTGGCGCGCGCGGGTCATCCCAGCCGTCGAGATCGCCCGTCTCGATGAGCGCCTTGATCGTCGAGGTGCTCATCTTCACGTCGTAGGCGTCGATCTGGACGTGGCCCCAGTGGAGCACTTCGGGGTACTCCCAGTCGAAGTAGTCGTAAAGGAATCCCTGGCGCTTTGCGGAGTCCTGGAGGTCGATTCCGCGGATGACGTGAGTGATTCCGAACAGGTGGTCGTCGATTCCCGACTGGAAGTCGAGCAGGGGCCAGCAGCGGTACTCGCCCGCTTCCTCACGGGGGTGTGGCGTATCGATCATCCGGAAAGCGACCCAGTCCCGGAGTGCAGGGTTCTTGTGCTCGATGTCGGTTCGGACTCTGAGGACCATCTCGCCTGCCGCATACTCGCCGTCGACCATCGCTTCGAACTCCTCGCGGGTGGTTTCGGCGTCTTTGTCGCGGTGGGGACACGCCTCACCGTTGTTCTTCAAGTCGGAGAACTCCGCGGCAGGGCACGAGCAGGTGTACGCGCCGCCGTGGTCGATCAATGCGCGCGCGTGCTCGTAGTACGTCTCCATCCGGTCGGAGGCGCGAACCGCCTCGTCGGGTTCGAACCCCAGATAGTCGATCGCGTCGAGGATCGCGTCGTAGGCTTCGAGATCGGGGCGTTTGGTTTCGGGATCGGTGTCGTCGAACCGGCAGAGCATCCAGCCGTCATAGCGTTCCTTGTACCGACCGACGACGGCGGGCATGCGTGCGTGACCGATGTGCCACGGGCCGTTGGGGTTGGGTGCGAGGCGCATTCGAACATCCGTGTCCTCGTCGACGTTCGGCAGGTCGGGGAGTGCGCGGTCGTCGGTCTCGTCCTCGCTTTCGAGTTCGGTGAGCTGGTCGGGCGCGACCACTTCGAGACGCTTCTCGCGACCCTCGGTGTCGAGTTCGTTCACCCGTTCGACGACCGGTGCGACGACGCCCGGTACCTCGTCGCCGTATTCTCGGAAATCGGGGTTTTCGCCCATCAGCGGGCCGACGACCGCCCCGACATCGGCCTCGCTGTCGTGTTTGACCGCGTTGAGCAGGGCGTGTTTCTCGGCCTCGTGTTCGATTCGTTCGCGGAGTTCGTCGTTCATTGGCGATACCTCAGCCGCCCGCGACGAAAACCCGTCGGGTTCGCGCGGCGGTTGCGGTGCGGCTGCGGTGGCGGTCGGCGGTTGCGGCCGTGGCGGTGATGTGGTGGCGGGCCTGGCGGATGAAGGGCGAGCTGCGCGAGCGAACGCAGTGAGCGCACATCGAGGGCTTCGGTGGTGCTGTGCGGTGGCGGGTATGAGCGGTGTCGTCCGCGCGAGCGCAGCGAGTGCGGTTCGCCGCGAGCGAACGGAGTGAGCGAGCGGATGTTTTTAGTCCAGGTTTTTACGAGGAGAGGTGCCCACAGCGCGAGCGCAGCGAGCGCGAGGACACCCGACGAAGTAAAAAAAGTGGGCGAAAGGGCTTAGTCCCGGCCCCCGAAACCACCGATCGTTCATGAAGGTGGAAATGCTGACCACCGATTTCCTCGACCGCGCCGTCGAGTGCTACGACGACGCTGTGGGGGTCGTCGCCCACGACGGAACCGAGTACACCTACGCCGAGTTCGAAAAGCGGGTGAATCGAGTCTCGAACGCACTCCTGGAGATGGGGGTCGAACAGGGTGACCGGGTGGCGCTGCTCTCGCCGAACACCCACTACTTCCTCGAAACGCTCTACGGCGTGAACCAGATCGGGGGCGTGTTCGTGCCGATGAACTACCTCCTCACGCCCGACGACTTCGAGTACATCCTCAACGACTGTGAGGCGGGGGTCGTGATCGCGGACTACGACTACGCCGAGAACGTCGAGGCCGTCCGCGACTCGGTGCCGGCAGAGGCGTTCGTTGGCTACGAAGCCGACGATATC
Coding sequences within it:
- a CDS encoding electron transfer flavoprotein subunit alpha/FixB family protein, encoding MSETTDPGEHTVEQLQDELAAIDSPRELEGMLDAEKDGQQRKTAQEAIRARMREVGPAEGEVVEEGTETEGEYRESADEVEGDQEGATSASDEGAGESSGASDADDLALDPAEYDIAEFGPAIKGVDDADELEAILAAEESGEDRDNVKTLIESRIDKVTEDAEETEGEIDPSDLSTAELGNALQGIDDEERLQEVLDAEQSGEDRSAAVNLIQNRIDSVQEEEAPEEIEVVPPEEKHPDLDHPTADKQYVKAIEDGDYRDMWVYCETQAGELIDVSKEMLGKARDLMDTYNDDYETDERVVAVLIGSDVEKHIEDVIAYGADVVVHHEDDRLERFQHKPYTELFCDMARWGGDPTADEGPNEADWRDYDEPRYTVFPATNNGRDLSALVQGELDSGLASDCSDLYIEEAMISNPAKTGRPGTKKEFERVLHMKRPDFSGFEYSTILCLDNPTREFHPQGASVIPGSFDLPEPDHDREGEVVEHDLELDDDWLRVSVTDHDQLDEGVDLTGHEVVVAMGRGIGDDPTKGMELGIDLADAFEDAGLGVSRGIVTGSYEFDGHVERYTAEERQIGETGQVVEPDLYIAAGISGAVQHKVGMDESETIVAVNTDPDARIRDFSDFFVEGDLFEVLPELTAALESGELDVEAVAADGGATDD
- a CDS encoding electron transfer flavoprotein subunit beta/FixA family protein; translation: MHSVVLTKGVPDFREGQVAFDEDGHLERGNTPTVMNPNDKHALRTALQTKVRHGGQLSVMSMGPPGYGDVLREAMETVYADDLYLLSDRELAASDTWATAITLATGLQKLDDTPDLVFAGFKTADGETGHTGPQACWCLDWPIITHVVALDVDEDEGTVRAKRLVEGDIEEIETVEAPMPAFIVADPEFEPTYRKASHRLTLKDLQAETEERAQDHEEHLTTWDHADLNLDPDYIGLDGSPTIVSSVDPIPKAPAEREATMVDPDDGEEMSEVFEAMQPFAGGRSEAAGD
- a CDS encoding 4Fe-4S dicluster domain-containing protein, with amino-acid sequence MAIDPEFEQNREIVDEHEGHDVWGPVDEPDELGIHGTHVAVDFDLCIADGACLEDCPVDVFEWVDSPDHPESEIKADPAEEAQCIDCMLCVDVCPVDAIDVDAGRAGRT
- a CDS encoding glutamate--tRNA ligase; amino-acid sequence: MNDELRERIEHEAEKHALLNAVKHDSEADVGAVVGPLMGENPDFREYGDEVPGVVAPVVERVNELDTEGREKRLEVVAPDQLTELESEDETDDRALPDLPNVDEDTDVRMRLAPNPNGPWHIGHARMPAVVGRYKERYDGWMLCRFDDTDPETKRPDLEAYDAILDAIDYLGFEPDEAVRASDRMETYYEHARALIDHGGAYTCSCPAAEFSDLKNNGEACPHRDKDAETTREEFEAMVDGEYAAGEMVLRVRTDIEHKNPALRDWVAFRMIDTPHPREEAGEYRCWPLLDFQSGIDDHLFGITHVIRGIDLQDSAKRQGFLYDYFDWEYPEVLHWGHVQIDAYDVKMSTSTIKALIETGDLDGWDDPRAPTIASLRRRGIRGGAITDAMANLGTSTSNVDLAMSSIYAANRDRIDDATDRAFLVRDGVEKAVINGPETGEPPVHPNHEERGVREIPVEGGVLVEPDDVPPNGQRAWLKGYGSVRHTRDAFEFTGDGIEVVREEDVPVIHWVPADSNHPLRLRTPDGDVEGHAEPGIASYDPDEMVQFERIGFARIDRQEDDRTVAYFAHP